The following nucleotide sequence is from Mytilus edulis chromosome 13, xbMytEdul2.2, whole genome shotgun sequence.
GATTGGATATGTACTCGTCATATTTCATTCAAGTCCATCAGCAGCCGTATCGACACAGGCAGTACCGAAGTATTTAAAACTGTTTAGATGACGATTAGCTTGAAGACTAAAAGTCCGTCAACAGCCCTATCGACAGAGATGTAAACCCACAATCTTAGACATGGAATAAATTTCATTACTTAGATAATACACGGACACATCGTAcagatcaaccaattcgtgacgGTTTTGATAAAtgtacggagtgtcatttttaatttgttcTACTATAGCTAATAACTCTCTTGAAGCAGTTTCTGGATAAGGAGACACTCCTGTATATAAAATTAGTAAAGTGTGGACATTCACGAGCATAACGTATCGGTTGAGATATTTAAACACTATTCGATGATATAAGGCATTTAAAATGATTAACCCTGTGtacttttgataaaatttaaacatGATCGTATATTTTCAAATATCGTAGTAAGTGATACATTGGGTTTTAAGGGTTACATATCACAAAAGCAGATTAAACATTATGTAAAGATAGAACAACTGttgaaaatgttaaaagaataaaataagatgacaaagaaatatataaaaaatataaaaaatgaaacacCAAAATAGTAAAGGCTTTCCCAATACAGAGGCATGCTCTATAATAACTTCATCTTGCATCAGATTGACATAACCAACCATCAATCACAAAGTTCGACTGACATTCAGTATGTACAAATAGCTTCAACGCTGGCATGCGCATTAGTGCAATTCCATTTTCCGGTCATATGACATTTACATTTATTAACGTTATCAGTATGTACAAATTCTTGATTTGTCTTTATGTATCTTCCAAAGTGAAAAcaatatcctgaaaaaaaaacatatcggACTTTTAAAACTAATTATCAAAGTATTGTATAAACAGCTGATATTACCTGTGCAATAGCTTACCTCTCTTTCCCCTAACTAAGAAACTCTTTATATGCAGACATTTGTAGAGGTTTTGGTTTAATATGTTCTTGTTACATGCTGCGACGTACGACGAATTTTCATGGATTGTTCTATTAGTATTACattaaatctttttttcatctttagaatccatacattttttgttctgttttgaaTTTAGTCTTTTTACATTCCTCGATGTTTGAAGTAAACGACGACTTTTCATGCTTAGCCTTGGACTCTTTCGTTTTCAATGCATGCGTTATCACCTCATTTTCTGACCATGGGATTcaaaatagtttgttttgattGATTGTATTCGACTTTGTATTGATCCATTAGATTTTCATTGActcattttttcttttatttttagaattacaTGTGTTTACgcttaaaaaaagtaaaagtacACAAGATTAAACTTCTTTTCAAGCCAACTAAAGTATCTAATTAATTAGTTACAGTTTCGTTATTACAAATTTTCCAAACAAATAATAGTCTCCATCATGTAAAAAGTCAGTGCATTCACATTTAAAGGTACAAAGTAGTAATTAATTGTATTTTGGTACATTTCGTTTACCGCTAGGAGTACAAGTCGTCTAGAATAAACGCATTGGCCATTTCGGAACTATTTGAAAACAAACAAGGGTCCAATATCACATGACGGCGACTATACGTCAAAAATCAAATTCCTCACGATGTCACAATTCTTAATTTTACACGGCGCACGTACTTACATGTACCTAACAAATACGAAACATTCAAAGTTAATAaatgaaacagtagtataccgctggttATAAGGCATTGTAAAAAGATGAATgatcaatattataatatttagtTATATTTGGTTTAAAAAACGAAATAGACAAAACTATCTACCAatcaaaatcatgaaaactgatgaTTCGTATGAAGtttctatattatataataaatccAATTTTACAATAAGGtgactatatatattaaaatatattcctTACGCAATCGATAATACATTTTACACGGCGCACGTACCTGTATATACCAACCAAATATGAAACATTCAATCTTAATAAAGGACAACGATAATTTACTACTATTTAAATAGCAGCCGTAAAAGTAGAcatgttcaataaatattattGTATTGGTTTCGAGAATCAAAATAGACAAAACTTTCGACCAATCGAAATGGCTGATTCGTATGAAGACTccatttaaataataaatctaaaataaagttTTGATGTACGTATACGTACCTTTACATTGATTACAGTCAAACTGTTTGGAGCATGGGTTTCTTTCACAAAGAACAAATTTGCATAGTTCAAAGTTCTTTTGAACGACACAAAATTCTGAGTAACCTGTTTTTTGAAACGGTTCTTGTTCGTACAGTTTATAACACCTTGAACTGTATCTTTGAATTGGTTCTgtgtataaaaaaagatgtgtccATACAAATTGAAATTATATAGTCGAATAGGATTAAACCGTGTGTTATGATATCATTTAAATAGCAATATCGAAATGTACTCTTTGACAAAAAACTGGGTATATCAACActccaattgtgaattttccatttctaagtaaaaacattccagcagcacctgcatacggggtatatatctcacaattgatacgatattcccgtgcttgcatttcctataatgattttcttgatacgaggttgctgctaacaaggaagctatataatttatggaataaccgtttcacaaatgatatcggatatgttctttacgtcgtaactacaatccccttccctttcatgaatgtgacctaccgaattagactttttaccgtaTTTGTTaccacataagcaacacgaaggatgccacatgtggtgcaggatctgcttacccttccggagtacctgggATCACACCTagattttgatggggttcgtgttgcttactctttagttttctatggtgtgttatgtgtacttttgttggtctgtttgtctttttttaatttttagccaaggcgttggcagtttattttcgatttataattttgactgtccctctggtatctttcgtccctcttttatcaataTTAAGTTGTTTTGTTTCTTATTGTTTGTATTTCTGATTCTATTTCTTATTTTCTATTCGTATGTGAAAGTAAAGATTATCAATCAACACGTTCATTTGGAAGATTTTAGATTAAAGCCACTATGTGCacaggatttatttgttttacacagTTCGATTTTGAAAGAAAGGCCGACATACATGTTGTTACGTTGCACTCTTACTAACACAATCATATATTACTATTCTTGTAAGTGTTATacaatacatcaaataacataattagaATTCTTGTCTAGATTTTTATCCAATATGTAGAAATTTACATGTGAAGTTACTTTTTGTTGAGTTGATGCATTCGTGTGACACACACAATACGTAATTGTATCTATCTGTTTTTCTGTACTGTCctaaattgattttgtttattctttgtCATTCTGTGGTTAATGTCGAAGTGTatcattatattatttatttgagtCTTTTGTGTGTTCTTGactttatttgtactgtattctagtcatgtaatgttgtcattttaacggtatatttaacattgccgtAAAGCacggaggtttggctagccataaaccAAGTTCAACCgactattttttctaaaaatatcttGTACCAATTAAACTCATgaaaaataccaggattaaaattttatatatacgccagacgcgcatttcgtctacaaaagactcatcagtgacgctcgaataattttttttaaaaaggccaaataaagtacgaagttgaagaccaagtaaggaatataacAGGTGTTATCTTATATTTCGTGTCAAAGTATATTGtagtgtcgtttgttttttgttgcacttctgctaatttcctcttatagttgatgtgtttcccgcAGTTTTAGTATGCTACCCGGATCGTTTTTCTATCAAGcaatttataacttttgaacatctgtatactattgttgcttttatttattcatCATGTAGTGCCGGTTCAAATCAGTAAGATTTTGAATATTAAGATAAAAAGTGTTTGTATTGCtcgattttttcatcatattattttctgttttactGGCTTGTCTTACTGCGTAGACCTATTGCtgaccttcggctgttatctgctcctGGGTCgggtctctttgacatatttcaatctccattctcaattttgtagtATTTGATTGTCACATaatcattttctgttttctcagcTTAAGATGTTTAAATATCCCACTAGCATATTTCTTTTTACTCTGCATAAATACTAACCCTTTATTGTATTCATCGTTCCTATGATAATATTTCTCCCTTTGTTCATCAGTAATACTCACCCTTTATTGTATTCATCGTTCCTATGATAATATTTCTCCCTTTGTACATCAGTAATACTCACCCTTTATTGTATTCATCGTTACTATGATAATATTTCTCCCATTGTACATCAGTAATACTAATCCTTTATTGTATTCATTGTTCCGATGATAATAATTCTCCCTTTGtacatcagtaatactaaccGTTTATTGTATTCATCGTTCCTGTAATAATATTTCTCCCTTTGTACATCAGTAATACTAATCCTTTATTGCATTCATCGTTCCTATGATAATATTTCTTCCTTTGtacatcagtaatactaacccTTTATTGTATTCATTGTTCCTATGATAATATTTCTCCCTTTGTACATCAGTAATACTAATCCTTTATTGTATTCATTGTTCCTATGATAGTATTTCTCCCTTTGTACATCAGTAATACTCACCTTTTATCGTATTTATCGTTCCTATGATAATATTTCTTCCTTTGtacatcagtaatactaacccTTTATTGTATTCATCGTTCCTATGATATTATTTCTCCCTTTGTAAATCAGTAATACTAATCCTTTATTGAATTCATCGTTCCTATGATAATATTTCTTCCTTTGTACATCAGTAATTCTAAGCCTTTATTGCAGTCATTGTTCCTATGATAATATTTCTCCCTTTGTACATCAGTAATACCAATCCTTTATTGTATTCATTGTTCCTATGATAGTATTTCTCCCTTTGTACATCAGTAATACTCACCTTTTATCGTATTCATCGTTCCTATGATAATATTTCTTCCTTTGtacatcagtaatactaacccTTTATTGTATTCATCGTTCCTATGATATTATTTCTCCCTTTGTAAATCAGTAATACTAATCCTTTATTGCATTCATCGTTCCTCTGATAATATTTCTTCCTTTGTACATCAGTAATTCTAAGCCTTTATTGCAGTCATTGTTCCTATGATAATATTTCTCCCTTTGTACATCAGTAATACCAATCCTTTATTGTATTCATCGTTCCTATGATAATATTTCTCCCTTTGTACATTAGTAATACTAACCCTTTATTGTATTAATCGTTCCTATGATAATATTTTTCCCTTTGTACATTAGTAATACTAACCCTTTATTGTATTTATCGTTCCTATGATAATATTTCTCCCTTTGTTCATCAGTAATACTCACCCTTTATTGTATTCATTGTTCCTATGATAATATTTCTATCTTTGTACATGAGTAATACTAACCCTTTATTGTATTCGTCGTTTCTACAATAATATTTCTCCCTTTGTACATCAGTAATACTCACCCTTTATTGTATTCATTGTTCCTATGATAATATTTCTCCCTTTGTATATCAGTAATTCTAAGCCTTTATTGTATTCATTGTTCCTATGATAATATTTCTCCCTTTGTAAATCAGTAATACTAATCTTTTATTGTATTCATCGTTCCTATGATAATATTTCTCTCATTGtacatcagtaatactaacccTTTATTGTATTCATTGTTCCTATGATAGTATTTCTCCCTTTATACATCAGTAATACTACCCCTTCATTGTATTCATTGTTCCTATGATAATATTTCTCCCTTTGTTCATCAGTAATACTCACCCTTTATTGTATTCATTGTTCCTATGATAATATTTCTCCTTTTGtacatcagtaatactaaccGTTTATTGTATTCATTGTTCCTATGATAATATTTCTCCCTTTGTACATCAGTAATACTCACCCTTTATTGTATTCATTGTTCCTATGATAATATTTCTTCCTTTGTACATGAGTAATACTAATCCTTTATTGTATTCGTCTTTTCTACAATAATATTTCTCCCTTTGTACATAGTAATACTAACCCTTTATTGTATTCATCGTTCCTATGATATTATTTCTCCATTTGtacatcagtaatactaacccTTTATTGTATTCATCGTTCCTATGATAATATTTCTCCCTTTGTACATCAGTAATACTCACCCTTTATTGTATTCATCGTTCCTATGATAATATTTCTCCCTTTGTACATCAGTAATACTCACCCTTCATTGTATTCATCGTTCCTATGATAATATTTCTCTCTTTGtacatcagtaatactaacccGTCATTGTATTCATTGTTCCTATGATAATAATTTTCCTTTGTACATCAGTAATACTACCCCTTCATTGTATTCATTGTTCCTATGATAATAATTCTCCCTTTGTACATCAGTAATACTACCCCTTCATTGTATTCATTGTTCCTATGATAATAATTCTCCCTTTGTACATCAGTAATACTACCCCTTCATTGTATTCATTGTTCCTATGATAATATTTCTCTCTTTGtacatcagtaatactaacccTTTATTGTATTCATTGTTCCTATGATAGTATTTCTCCCTTTGTACATCAGTAATACTACCCCTTCATTGTATTCATTGTTCCTATGATAATATTTCTCCCTTTGTTCATCAGTAATACTAACCCTTTATTGTATTCATCGTTCCTATGATAATATTTCTCCCTTTGTTCATCAGTAATACTCACCCTTTATTGTATTCATTGTTCCTATGATAATATTTCTCTCTTTGtacatcagtaatactaacccTGTATTGTATTCATCGTTCCTATGATAATATTTCTTCCTTTGtacatcagtaatactaacccTTTATTGCATTCATTGTTCCTATGATAATAATTCTCCCTTTGTACATCAGTAATACCAATCCTTTATTGTATTCATCGTTCCTATGATAACATTTCTCCCTTTGTACACCAGTAATACTCACCTTTTATTGTATTCATCGTTCCTATGATAGTATTTCTCCCTTTGtacatcagtaatactaacccTTTATTGTATTCATTGTTCCTATGATAATATTTCTCCCTTTGTTCATCAGTAATACTCACCCTTTATTGTATTCATTgtttctatgataatatttctccctttgtacatcagtaatactaacccTTTATTGTATTCATCGTTCCTATGATAATATTTCTCCCTTTGTTCATCAGTAATACTACCCCTTTATTGTATTCATCgtttctatgataatatttctccctttgtacatcagtaatactaacccTTTATTGTATTCATTGTTCCTGTAATAATATTTGTCCCTTTGTACATCAGTAATACTAATCCTTTATTGCATTCATCGTTCCTATGATAATATTTCTCCCTTTGtacatcagtaatactaaccctttattgtattcatcgtttctatgataatatttctccctttgtacatcagtaatactaacccTTAATTGTATTCATCgtttctatgataatatttctccCTTTGTTCATCAGTAATACTCACCCTTCATTGTATTCATCGTTCCTATGATAATATTTCTCCCTTTGTACATCATTAATACTAACCCTTTATTGTATTCATCGTTCCTATGATAATATTTCTCCCTTTGtacatcagtaatactaacccTTTATTGTATCCATTGTATCTACAATAATAGTTCGTCCAGACAATTCAGCATAATCTTCATCATCACTTGTCCTTTCTAGACCTAACGATTCACCATAGGAATCCCCATACCAAACTAATAATTCTCTTCCGGGTTTTATACATTGGTTAGTTACATAATATATCTCATAGTTATATTGATACACGTCTAAATTCTCCTCGTCAATCGTGCGTGCGCAGTTTATATATCTTAACCAGCTAGATGTTTCTTTGCCTTTAGCGTCTATATTATGCTTTGTTTTTCCATTTCTATATACAACCTAAAGATGAAAAAGTGTATGCATTGCTtaattaagtttcattaaaacgagtttaataaaaaaaattaaagttttatagaGCACCAATTTTATAGTTTACTTGTTGATATTTACCCCACATTTACCAAGTTGTAGGTTAGTTTAATTGTTAGACAAGAAATTTCTTTGTGTTTTTAAACGTAAGGATATACAGACAGAAGAAGAAGTATACTtatctacaaaattattttcatttacctgtgtttAATTTTGATATTCAATTTGGCGTAATTTTGTTCAAAGCTGATGTTTTTCTACAATTGTTTAGCATTTCGCAGCGGTATAATACTTTTCTAATAATCATCCATCCCTTATCtttattaactttgtatttacattgtatcctatatcaaatttattcgttcagtgtatgttcattcGGTCACtacgtcttttgattgagttaagccattccaattgatattttatagtgtgtctttctatgttgtgatgtgacactattgtttcagataagggtgaaggttcaGTACCATTAAACGTTTAAACCccctgcaattgtttgcacctgtcctaagtcaggaatctgatgttcagtagttgtcgtttgttgatgtggttcataagtgtttcttgtttctcgttttttttatatagattataccattggttttcccgtttaaatggtgtaACGCTAGTAACttgttgggccctttatagcttgttgttcggtgtcgaagaccgtaccttgacctataatggtttacttttatgaattgtgacttggatggagagttgtctcattggcactcataccccatcttcctatatctaattcaTAAATAAATTAGGATATTTTAAAATTGGTAAAACGCAAAGCTTGCCCAGCATATctaatatttaaatttaactgtcgagacaTAAGGAATATCTTCTGTCTCACGATGAGGAGAGTCTTTATTTGATTTTTGggtaatttttgtttcatttggaAAAGAAGGAAATAGCATATTTTTGATAATCACCGTAAATATATAACTCAATTCATCACCATCAGATTCCTTCGATAAGGTCCCATCGTAAGGTCCTAATCTGGTCCCATTAGGTATGGTCGTTTCTGCATATACCCCAAGGCCTGCATTAGGTATTGTCGATTGTCTCACAGAAAATCCTGGAGGAATTGTTGCTAACGCATGATCTTCGTTGTCTAATATCGTCTAAATATTAGATAAGGTAAAAGCAGAATAGattaaaaacaaagaacaaacttcaaaagaaaacaaacttgcttaccttattcatgttattataaaattagtatctatgatgagctttaaaaaaaaaaatacccgtTTCGCattttttagtttaaaatttaTGATAGTACTAGTTCTTTTAAGAACAATATGATAGAGCAGTTTAAGTATTTTATTTCACCCTTATATTAACATGACTCTGCATGGTCAATGAATTATTATCCTCAAAGATGACTGGGGAATACAAATATGAAAACGTTGGTCCTTTTTTTGTCCGACTGTAAAACCCTGGCAAAAGTGGGGAGTCAATTaagctgtgcgggatgtataagtacgtagcaACGTCCGgtccgaccgtgcaagggctgtatagccagtcaaggtcgttaacaATTTCCATTTGttgtcagaatggggacgttaaaccAGTTGCCTAGTCTAGAGAGAAAGCCACATTCTCTGCACGTTACCTTGCAACAACACTTTGGGGGTCCGTACTTGGCCTAAATCTCTATTACTATCAAATATAACCTCATTAATCACCTGATTCTACATACCGGGCAGCATCTATTACCAGATCTACTACCTATTGTATTATTGTTAATGTGTTCTTATCCttaacattcatgaaatatttggcactggacattaagcaaacaTTCATCAATTAATCTCAAGAAGATTATTtttaactaacatgactaatgggattatcctcttgaaataaagattatgcATTTAATAATTGGATGAATTATTTATTCCATAATTTGTATCATTTGATATGTTTGGAACATTAAAGGAACCTATGCTCTTTAATCAGTAGTTatatggtaaaaagtaaaatcacaaaaatactgaactccgaagaaaattcaatcggaaaatccctaatcaaatggcaaaattaaatgacaaaacacatcaaacgaatggacaacaactgtcatattcctgatttggtacaggcattttcaaatgtagaaaatggtggattgaacctagttttatagcgcttaacctctcacatgtatgacagtcgcttcaAATTCCGTAacagttatatttacaacgatgcgtgaacaaaacagacataataaatcaaatagtcaaaatatgggtacagcagtcatcactgtgttacaatctcaaaacaaacaaccatttacaaaaaagcacaaaagcatctatcaaattaaaaaacacattcattgcttcgtgtgtctgacgtcagaaaatgtaaacgtcgcataggaagaaattttgtccTTCTatgtttatacaatttttttttttataatttcacattagGAAGGGTGGTATAcaggtttaaaaaaatcaaaagttatgttagaattaatttcagaaatagaatgagatttaaaattgtccagaagttctttagaatttttaagaatccacatgtcatatggttaataccactacgcgagtaaaataatattgtcgtttgtcgttcaaagtattttcaattttttaatagaGCAATGACATAATGACGGGATAtcttaaagtacagagtcacgttataagaaccaaagaaacacaaaaggtcgcatatacaaaacacaccagcaaaaatgaaagataatacaaaca
It contains:
- the LOC139501827 gene encoding histone-lysine N-methyltransferase PRDM9-like, with translation MFRVLFYYMIYCHCNSIFTECYKCFDPDLPVEHGLYVIKNVKTILDNEDHALATIPPGFSVRQSTIPNAGLGVYAETTIPNGTRLGPYDGTLSKESDGDELSYIFTVVYRNGKTKHNIDAKGKETSSWLRYINCARTIDEENLDVYQYNYEIYYVTNQCIKPGRELLVWYGDSYGESLGLERTSDDEDYAELSGRTIIVDTMDTIKEPIQRYSSRCYKLYEQEPFQKTGYSEFCVVQKNFELCKFVLCERNPCSKQFDCNQCKGYCFHFGRYIKTNQEFVHTDNVNKCKCHMTGKWNCTNAHASVEAICTY